A segment of the Thermoplasmata archaeon genome:
TGGCAGTGTATGGTGCTCAAAGTGGAATGGCAGAGTTTTCTGGAATAGTATTGCCTATTCTCGCAGAAATCACACCTGCTCAAGTAAAAAGCCAGGGTCGTGTCATTGCAACTGGCAAGTTAGGAGACATTGCCAAAGAAGCCGTGCAAAACGTATCTGCAATAGTAAAAAAATACAGTGGAGAAGACATCTCAAATCACGATGTGCATATTCAGTTTATAGGCACGTATGAGGGTGTGGAAGGCGACTCTGCAAGCGTGTCTATTGCAACAGCAGTAATATCTGCCTTAGAAAAGATTCCGATCAGGCAGGATCTGGCCATGACTGGATCGCTGAGCATTAGAGGGCATGTATTGCCGATAGGTGGCGTTATTGCCAAGATCGAGGCAGCAATCGAAACAGGATTCAAAACTGTAATAATTCCAAGCTCTAACATAGAAGACGTGGTTCTTGACGATAAGCATAAAGGCAAGATAGAGATCGTTCCTGCAGATACAATCGTGGATGTTCTGAAAACCGCATTTGTGAACAGTGAACAAAAAGATAAATTGATCACAAAAATAGAAGAAGCAATCACACCCATAAAATATGAAACCTGAGTTTGTGTTTGGATCTGGATCATTGTCAGAACAGGCTTTAAACTATATCATGGAAAATAAGATTCTTATCTTTAATGCGGAAAACATTGAATCTCAAGAAATGTTAAAGCTTGCAATCTATCATGCCGATAAATCTTTTAAACAGGGCCTGAATTTTGCAAATGATTATCCTCTGGAAATAATGCTCTATTTAAGTGGCAGCAAACAGATTGACAATGCCAAAAAAATATTTGGCGTAAATGCAGAAACTAAAAAATTCATCATAGTTTCTGAAGATAAATCAATACTATCCAGATTGAAATTGAAAGCTGATAACGCACTACAAGAAAAAATAACAGATCCTGAAATATTTGAAAAGATGGTGCTTTTAAAATTAAAAAAATAAAAATTATAAAGATTCAAAACGATCTTTTAATTTGTTCAGTATATGTGGCAAAGTAGTATACTCCATCTCTTCTAATGGCAGTCTGTGCGGTTCGAAGGGACCGTGCCTTCTCATATAATCTGCAATGTCCAAAGCTGTTGCCCTTGCCTTATCAAACGCTATGTCTGCAAGCAGGTCTACCGGTCCTACAAGCTTGCCCTCAGCAATCTGAAACCCTAATGCTGCAACTCTCGGCGGCCCATCAAATCTGGTGCATTTTGCATCTTTTATGCCCACCGGCATGATTGGGCCATTATGCGAACCACGCATCCAACCTGAAACCAAATGCGGGAAACTGAACGGCTCTAATACCTCTCCCAGTGCTGGCAGCCCACTCTGCGCCCTTACCAATGCTACAGGATCATCTTTTCCGACGTATTCTCCTGCGATCTGATAAAGTTTTTCAGTAGATATTGCCGCCACAGCCTCATCACTCGACAACTTT
Coding sequences within it:
- the cgi121 gene encoding KEOPS complex subunit Cgi121, which translates into the protein MKPEFVFGSGSLSEQALNYIMENKILIFNAENIESQEMLKLAIYHADKSFKQGLNFANDYPLEIMLYLSGSKQIDNAKKIFGVNAETKKFIIVSEDKSILSRLKLKADNALQEKITDPEIFEKMVLLKLKK
- a CDS encoding fructose 1,6-bisphosphatase, whose amino-acid sequence is KLSSDEAVAAISTEKLYQIAGEYVGKDDPVALVRAQSGLPALGEVLEPFSFPHLVSGWMRGSHNGPIMPVGIKDAKCTRFDGPPRVAALGFQIAEGKLVGPVDLLADIAFDKARATALDIADYMRRHGPFEPHRLPLEEMEYTTLPHILNKLKDRFESL